From Mustela erminea isolate mMusErm1 chromosome 1, mMusErm1.Pri, whole genome shotgun sequence, a single genomic window includes:
- the GNB4 gene encoding guanine nucleotide-binding protein subunit beta-4, which produces MSELEQLRHEAEQLRNQIQDARKACNDATLIQITSNMDSVGRIQMRTRRTLRGHLAKIYAMHWGYDSRLLVSASQDGKLIIWDSYTTNKMHAIPLRSSWVMTCAYAPSGNYVACGGLDNICSIYNLKTREGNVRVSRELPGHTGYLSCCRFLDDSQIVTSSGDTTCALWDIETAQQTTTFTGHSGDVMSLSLSPDMRTFVSGACDASSKLWDIRDGMCRQSFTGHVSDINAVSFFPNGYAFATGSDDATCRLFDLRADQELLLYSHDNIICGITSVAFSKSGRLLLAGYDDFNCNVWDTLKGDRAGVLAGHDNRVSCLGVTDDGMAVATGSWDSFLRIWN; this is translated from the exons GATGCTAGGAAAGCATGTAATGATGCAACGCTTATTCAG ATCACATCAAATATGGATTCTGTGGGCCGAATACAAATGCGAACGAGACGTACGTTGAGGGGTCATCTAGCTAAGATCTACGCTATGCACTGGGGATATGATTCAAG GCTACTAGTCAGTGCTTCCCAAGATGGAAAATTAATTATTTGGGATAGCTATACAACAAATAAG ATGCATGCTATTCCTTTGAGATCTTCCTGGGTGATGACCTGTGCCTATGCTCCGTCTGGTAATTACGTCGCGTGTGGAGGGCTGGACAACATCTGCTCTATATATAACttaaaaaccagagagggaaacgtGAGAGTGAGCCGGGAGTTACCGGGTCACACAG GCTACTTGTCCTGCTGCCGATTTTTAGATGACAGCCAGATCGTTACAAGTTCAGGAGACACAACTTG TGCTTTATGGGACATCGAAACTGCCCAGCAGACCACCACTTTCACTGGGCATTCTGGAGATGTGATGAGTCTTTCCCTGAGTCCTGACATGAGGACTTTTGTTTCTGGTGCTTGTGATGCTTCTTCGAAATTGTGGGATATTCGAGATGGAATGTGCAGACAGTCTTTTACTGGACATGTGTCAGATATCAATGCTGTTAGT TTTTTCCCAAACGGATATGCCTTTGCCACTGGCTCTGATGATGCCACTTGCCGGCTCTTTGACCTCCGTGCAGACCAGGAGCTACTGCTGTATTCTCACGACAATATCATCTGTGGGATCACTTCCGTAGCCTTCTCAAAAAGCGGGCGCCTCCTGTTAGCTGGTTACGATGACTTCAACTGTAACGTGTGGGACACGCTAAAAGGAGATCGTGCAG GTGTTCTTGCTGGTCATGATAACCGTGTCAGCTGTTTAGGTGTAACAGATGATGGCATGGCTGTGGCAACAGGCTCTTGGGACAGTTTTCTTAGAATCTGGAATTAA